The following proteins come from a genomic window of Rhodoligotrophos sp. CJ14:
- the rsmH gene encoding 16S rRNA (cytosine(1402)-N(4))-methyltransferase RsmH: protein MPASTNEQRSGGHVPVLLAEVIGALAPGPGEIFIDGTFGAGGYTRAILAAAPDTRVLAIDRDADALAAGRALAQQFEGRLSLIPGRFSEMEALARAADAPEVDGVTLDVGVSSMQLDQPERGFSFVADGPLDMRMGKSGPSAADLIATCSERQLADIIFQLGEERKSRTIARAIVRTRTLAPITRTLQLAEVIERAVGGRRPQDRIHPATRTFQALRIMVNDELGELARGLSAAERLLKPGGRLAVVSFHSLEDRIVKRFLSGRTGHSPRTSRHLPEQQQVSPSFEPIGRGAIAPGEAEVTANPRARSAKLRAARRTNAAAIPLDLAETGVPPIALEPMPC from the coding sequence ATGCCTGCCTCAACGAACGAACAAAGATCGGGCGGCCATGTCCCGGTGCTCCTTGCCGAGGTGATAGGCGCTTTGGCGCCGGGGCCGGGGGAGATTTTCATCGACGGAACCTTTGGTGCAGGAGGCTATACCAGGGCCATTCTTGCAGCAGCACCCGACACGCGCGTGCTTGCGATCGACCGGGACGCGGATGCGCTCGCAGCGGGCAGGGCGCTTGCGCAGCAATTCGAAGGCCGGCTGTCGCTCATCCCAGGCCGGTTCAGCGAAATGGAGGCGCTGGCGCGCGCGGCGGATGCCCCTGAGGTCGACGGGGTGACCCTCGATGTCGGTGTGTCCTCCATGCAGCTCGACCAGCCTGAGCGCGGCTTTTCCTTTGTCGCCGATGGTCCTCTCGATATGCGCATGGGCAAGTCCGGTCCAAGCGCTGCCGATCTCATCGCCACCTGTTCCGAACGTCAGCTTGCCGACATCATCTTCCAGCTTGGCGAGGAGCGGAAATCGCGCACGATTGCGCGAGCCATCGTCAGGACCAGGACCCTCGCGCCCATCACGCGCACCCTTCAGCTCGCCGAGGTGATCGAGCGAGCCGTCGGAGGCCGGCGTCCGCAAGATCGCATTCACCCTGCCACCCGAACCTTTCAAGCCCTGCGCATCATGGTGAACGATGAATTGGGCGAGCTTGCCCGCGGCCTCAGCGCTGCCGAACGTCTGCTCAAGCCGGGCGGGCGGCTCGCGGTGGTGTCCTTTCACTCCCTTGAGGACCGGATCGTGAAGCGGTTCCTCAGCGGTCGCACCGGCCACAGTCCGCGCACATCCCGCCACTTGCCGGAGCAGCAACAGGTCTCGCCGAGTTTTGAGCCTATAGGTCGGGGCGCGATTGCTCCGGGCGAAGCGGAAGTCACAGCCAATCCCCGCGCCCGCTCTGCCAAGCTGCGTGCCGCGCGCCGCACGAATGCTGCCGCGATCCCGCTGGATCTCGCCGAGACGGGTGTTCCACCGATCGCATTGGAGCCGATGCCATGCTGA
- the ftsL gene encoding cell division protein FtsL: MLRVINGILVVCLLAVAFWLYQLEYQARVAEDRIATIKREMTGEYEAIRLLRAEWANLTRPHRIEELARKHLTLAPLKPQQIIAAHDLATAIPEFDRFRQPDRDGDPIANLLEGLE; this comes from the coding sequence ATGCTGAGGGTGATCAATGGCATTCTCGTCGTCTGTCTGCTCGCTGTGGCCTTCTGGCTCTATCAGCTTGAATATCAGGCACGCGTCGCCGAGGACCGGATCGCGACGATCAAGCGCGAGATGACCGGCGAATACGAGGCGATCAGACTGTTGCGGGCTGAATGGGCCAATCTCACCCGCCCTCACCGCATCGAGGAGCTTGCGCGCAAGCACCTGACGCTCGCACCGCTCAAGCCTCAGCAGATCATCGCCGCCCATGACCTGGCGACGGCCATTCCCGAATTCGACCGCTTCCGCCAGCCGGACCGCGATGGCGATCCGATTGCAAATCTTCTCGAAGGATTGGAATGA
- a CDS encoding peptidoglycan D,D-transpeptidase FtsI family protein, producing the protein MMEMRTRSSAHETIQALTGRKLAESAFGIQLKGHKRARLVIIFFLIAFSAVAVRLGQLTIGTPRPVEVSREPGDKIPRPEIVDRNGELLATDIQVASLYADPRKIIDIDEAVELLTANVPRIDASDVRRKLSDRKRAFVWLARQISPEEQAIIHNLGIPGIGFRWERQRVYPNGRLASHVLGFVDIDNRGIAGIERYLDDQGQILVAALADPLEAKTGPVSLALDLRVQYAMTDELQKAIEKFHALAGAGVVMDVHTGEIIAMASLPDFNPNDPREALDKNNMNRLTTAVYEMGSTFKTVTFAMALDNGVSMQSRWDARGSLVIGRSRIGDFRGENRILSLPEVFTYSSNIGTARMALDQGIEKHQAFLRKLGFFDRLRTEIPETATPLVPARWGKISTATIAFGHGISVAPLRLLSAVASFMNGGRLVHPTFLKRDASLMEDQAPQVIKPETSDKMRWLLRQNALVGSAKKANVEGYRVGGKTGSAEKVLNGRYSKGKNVTNFIAGFPMEKPRYLVFVLLDEPQALKETYGFRTSGWNAVPTGGKIIERIAPLLDVTPKFDGKDTNLTVAGAAFQ; encoded by the coding sequence ATGATGGAGATGCGCACCCGCTCCAGCGCGCATGAGACAATCCAGGCGCTCACCGGACGCAAGCTGGCGGAATCGGCTTTTGGCATCCAGTTGAAGGGTCACAAGCGCGCGCGTCTCGTCATCATCTTTTTCCTGATCGCATTTTCCGCCGTGGCTGTCCGCTTGGGCCAGCTCACCATAGGCACGCCGCGCCCGGTCGAGGTGTCTCGCGAGCCCGGCGACAAGATCCCACGGCCCGAAATCGTCGACCGCAATGGTGAGCTCCTCGCCACCGACATCCAGGTCGCATCCCTCTATGCCGATCCACGCAAGATCATTGATATCGACGAGGCGGTCGAGCTCCTCACCGCCAATGTGCCCCGCATCGATGCGTCGGACGTGCGCCGTAAGCTTTCCGATCGCAAGCGTGCCTTCGTCTGGCTCGCCCGCCAGATCAGCCCGGAAGAGCAGGCCATCATCCACAATCTCGGCATCCCTGGCATCGGCTTCCGCTGGGAGCGGCAGCGGGTCTATCCCAATGGCAGGCTCGCATCCCATGTTCTCGGCTTCGTTGACATTGACAACCGGGGCATCGCGGGCATCGAGCGCTATCTCGATGATCAGGGACAGATCCTCGTTGCCGCCCTGGCTGACCCGCTCGAGGCGAAAACCGGACCGGTATCCCTGGCGCTTGATCTTCGCGTCCAATATGCCATGACCGACGAGCTGCAGAAGGCGATAGAGAAGTTCCACGCCCTTGCCGGCGCCGGCGTTGTGATGGACGTGCATACCGGCGAGATCATCGCCATGGCGTCCCTCCCGGACTTCAATCCCAACGATCCCCGTGAGGCGCTGGATAAGAACAATATGAACCGGCTGACCACGGCGGTTTATGAGATGGGCTCGACCTTCAAGACGGTCACCTTTGCCATGGCCTTGGATAATGGCGTGAGCATGCAGTCACGCTGGGACGCGCGTGGCTCGCTGGTCATCGGCCGCTCGCGCATCGGCGATTTCCGGGGGGAGAACCGAATTTTAAGTCTCCCTGAGGTCTTTACTTACTCATCGAATATCGGCACCGCTCGCATGGCACTGGACCAAGGCATAGAGAAGCATCAGGCATTCCTGCGCAAGCTCGGTTTCTTTGACCGGCTGCGCACGGAGATTCCGGAAACGGCCACGCCCCTGGTCCCGGCGCGTTGGGGCAAGATCTCCACCGCCACCATCGCCTTTGGCCATGGCATCTCGGTTGCGCCCTTGCGTCTTCTGTCGGCCGTCGCATCGTTCATGAATGGTGGCAGGCTGGTTCATCCGACCTTTCTCAAGCGCGATGCGAGCCTGATGGAAGATCAAGCACCTCAGGTGATCAAGCCCGAGACATCCGACAAGATGCGCTGGCTTCTGCGCCAGAATGCGCTGGTTGGCAGCGCGAAGAAGGCCAATGTCGAGGGCTATCGGGTGGGCGGCAAGACCGGATCGGCTGAGAAGGTTCTCAACGGCCGCTACAGCAAGGGCAAGAACGTCACCAACTTCATCGCCGGCTTCCCCATGGAGAAGCCGCGCTATCTGGTGTTCGTCCTGCTGGATGAACCGCAGGCCTTGAAAGAGACATATGGGTTTAGGACATCTGGCTGGAACGCTGTTCCCACGGGCGGCAAGATCATCGAGCGCATCGCGCCGCTATTGGATGTGACGCCGAAATTCGACGGCAAGGACACCAATTTGACCGTGGCCGGCGCCGCGTTTCAGTGA
- a CDS encoding UDP-N-acetylmuramoyl-L-alanyl-D-glutamate--2,6-diaminopimelate ligase — protein MRLDAVIGSDARLEAAHAALEVKGLTADSRAVAPGYLFAAIKGVKADGAAYVPSARAKGAIAVLAEQDAAIDAGELPVIRVSNPRATLARAAARFYGAQPETVIAVTGTNGKTSVAAFTRQIWAHLGQAAASIGTVGIISPKGQRKLQHTTPDPVELQEVMADLAREGVTHAAIEASSHGLAQHRLDGLTLRAGAFTNISRDHLDYHPDFEDYFSAKLRLFTDLLPAGAAAVINADFPEAERVITAARARGLNVTTVGHKGETIRLLTQQRSATGQALALSIEGERFTLDLPLVGDFQASNALVALGLALATGVKPGEVIPALEHLKGATGRLEHVTSLNGAQVFVDFAHTPDALENAITALRPYAAGRVIVVFGAGGDRDPGKRPQMGATVAKFADLAIVTDDNPRSEDPAKIRAQVLAGCPGGIDGGDRPSAIRLGLTMLKPGDILVVAGKGHETGQEIAGRVLPFSDQEEIRLAAQNYNKSEVANG, from the coding sequence ATGCGGCTCGACGCAGTGATCGGTTCTGATGCCAGGCTCGAGGCGGCTCATGCCGCGCTCGAGGTGAAAGGGCTCACGGCAGATAGCCGGGCGGTTGCGCCCGGCTATCTGTTTGCGGCGATCAAAGGTGTGAAGGCGGACGGTGCCGCTTACGTCCCGAGCGCGCGGGCAAAAGGTGCAATTGCAGTACTCGCCGAGCAAGATGCGGCGATCGACGCCGGCGAGCTCCCGGTAATCCGCGTGTCCAATCCCCGAGCGACCCTTGCGCGTGCCGCGGCCCGCTTCTATGGCGCCCAGCCCGAAACCGTCATTGCCGTGACCGGCACCAATGGCAAGACTTCGGTTGCAGCCTTCACCCGCCAGATCTGGGCCCATCTCGGACAGGCGGCGGCGAGCATCGGTACGGTGGGCATCATCTCGCCCAAAGGCCAGCGTAAGCTCCAGCACACGACACCCGACCCGGTCGAGTTGCAGGAGGTCATGGCGGATCTTGCCCGTGAAGGGGTAACGCACGCGGCGATCGAAGCCTCGAGCCATGGCCTTGCCCAGCACCGTCTCGATGGGCTGACCCTTCGAGCCGGAGCCTTCACCAATATCTCGCGCGATCACCTCGATTATCACCCCGATTTCGAGGACTATTTCTCAGCCAAGCTGCGCCTGTTCACCGACCTTCTCCCGGCGGGAGCCGCAGCGGTGATCAACGCGGATTTTCCGGAAGCCGAGCGTGTGATCACGGCAGCCCGCGCCCGGGGACTAAACGTGACGACCGTAGGCCATAAGGGCGAGACCATTCGCCTCCTGACGCAGCAGCGCAGTGCAACCGGCCAGGCCCTCGCCCTCTCGATTGAGGGAGAGCGCTTCACGCTCGACCTGCCGCTCGTGGGAGATTTCCAAGCCTCCAACGCTCTCGTTGCCTTGGGGCTTGCTCTTGCCACGGGCGTCAAACCAGGCGAGGTGATCCCGGCGCTCGAGCATCTCAAAGGCGCAACGGGCCGGCTTGAGCATGTCACAAGCCTCAATGGTGCCCAGGTCTTTGTCGATTTTGCCCATACGCCCGATGCCTTGGAGAATGCGATCACCGCGTTGCGGCCTTATGCGGCCGGCAGGGTGATCGTGGTGTTCGGGGCGGGCGGCGACCGCGATCCCGGCAAGCGGCCGCAGATGGGGGCGACGGTTGCGAAATTTGCGGATCTGGCGATCGTCACTGATGATAATCCAAGGTCGGAGGATCCGGCGAAGATCCGCGCGCAAGTGCTGGCCGGCTGCCCCGGCGGGATCGACGGCGGTGACCGCCCGAGCGCCATCCGTCTCGGGCTCACCATGCTGAAGCCTGGCGACATTCTGGTCGTCGCCGGCAAAGGCCATGAGACTGGACAGGAGATCGCCGGCCGGGTGCTGCCGTTCAGCGATCAAGAGGAAATACGATTGGCAGCGCAGAACTATAATAAGAGCGAGGTCGCGAATGGCTGA
- a CDS encoding UDP-N-acetylmuramoylalanyl-D-glutamyl-2,6-diaminopimelate--D-alanyl-D-alanine ligase, whose translation MAEPLWTLSEIVSATGGQVIGNAPDSYNGVSIDSRTLSQGDIFVAIRGDTHDGHDFVSAAHQAGAGIAIVSRVSPAISEGGAVLLVDDPLRALERLGIAARNRSEARIIGVTGSVGKTGTKEALRLCLSASGETHASAASYNNHWGVPLSLARLPRSARYGVFELGMNHAGEITPLVAMVRPHIAIITTIAPVHIGHLGSLEAIADAKAEIFSGLEPQGIAVLNRDIPQYGRLKDAAYAAGVERIVTFGEHAEADARLEHVRLKETCSVVAASILGDAITYRLGAPGRHIALNSLAVLAAVKLAGADLALCALSLGSLEPPKGRGARFKLRAAGGEITVIDESYNANPVSMSAALALLGHTAPASGGRRIAVMGDMLELGPQSRRFHGDLAAAIDAAGIDMVYACGPHMKSLWDALRPDQRGYYAASSQDLVDPLLDGVRAGDVIMVKGSLGSRMALLIEALRRNFAAIEADAA comes from the coding sequence ATGGCTGAACCACTCTGGACACTGAGCGAGATCGTGAGCGCCACCGGCGGGCAGGTCATCGGGAACGCCCCGGACAGCTACAATGGTGTGTCGATTGACAGCCGCACCTTGAGCCAAGGCGACATATTCGTCGCGATCCGCGGTGACACTCACGATGGGCATGACTTTGTTTCCGCCGCTCATCAGGCCGGTGCCGGTATCGCCATCGTCTCGCGCGTGAGCCCGGCAATCAGCGAAGGTGGAGCTGTACTGCTCGTCGATGATCCCCTGCGCGCCCTTGAGCGCTTAGGAATCGCGGCCCGCAATCGGTCGGAAGCCAGGATTATCGGCGTCACCGGCAGCGTCGGCAAGACCGGCACCAAGGAAGCCCTCCGCCTCTGCCTGAGCGCATCGGGCGAAACCCATGCCTCCGCCGCCTCCTACAATAATCACTGGGGCGTGCCCCTGTCGCTTGCCCGCCTGCCGAGATCGGCGCGCTACGGCGTCTTCGAGCTCGGCATGAACCATGCGGGCGAAATCACCCCGCTGGTCGCCATGGTGCGTCCGCACATCGCGATCATCACCACCATCGCCCCGGTCCATATCGGCCATCTCGGCAGCCTCGAAGCGATCGCCGACGCCAAGGCCGAGATCTTCTCGGGCCTTGAGCCCCAGGGCATTGCCGTTCTGAACCGTGACATTCCGCAATACGGTCGGCTGAAAGATGCGGCCTACGCTGCCGGTGTCGAGCGGATCGTCACTTTCGGCGAGCATGCTGAGGCGGATGCCCGCCTGGAGCATGTCCGGCTCAAGGAAACATGCTCGGTCGTTGCCGCCAGCATATTGGGCGATGCGATCACCTATCGGCTTGGCGCGCCTGGTCGCCACATCGCGCTCAACAGCCTGGCGGTGCTGGCAGCTGTAAAGCTTGCCGGCGCCGATCTGGCACTATGCGCCCTAAGCCTCGGCAGCCTCGAGCCGCCAAAAGGGCGGGGCGCCCGTTTCAAGCTGCGCGCCGCAGGTGGCGAGATCACGGTCATCGACGAAAGCTATAACGCCAACCCTGTCTCCATGAGCGCCGCACTGGCGCTGCTCGGCCATACTGCACCGGCCAGTGGCGGCCGCCGGATCGCAGTGATGGGCGACATGCTGGAGCTGGGGCCGCAGTCCCGGCGCTTCCATGGTGACCTCGCGGCGGCCATCGATGCGGCGGGCATCGACATGGTCTATGCCTGCGGTCCGCATATGAAGTCCCTTTGGGATGCGCTTCGTCCGGACCAGCGCGGCTATTACGCGGCGTCATCGCAGGATTTGGTGGATCCCTTGCTCGATGGCGTACGTGCGGGCGATGTCATCATGGTCAAGGGCTCGCTCGGCAGTCGTATGGCGCTGCTGATCGAGGCTCTCCGCCGGAATTTTGCTGCAATTGAGGCCGATGCCGCCTGA
- the mraY gene encoding phospho-N-acetylmuramoyl-pentapeptide-transferase: MLYYLLAELGGPFPGLNVFRYITFRTGGAIMTALAFVFLFGPSLISLLRVKQGKGQPIREDGPQRHILEKQGTPTMGGLMILSGILVATLLWGDLGNAYVWIVLLVTLGFGAIGLYDDYLKVTKTSAKGFSGRFRLALECMIAGAATYAIIKVGEAPLSSSLTFPFFKDVVAHLGWFFILLGVFVIVGCGNAVNLTDGLDGLAIVPVMVAAASFGLIAYLVGNAVFADYLQIHFVRGTGELAVFCGAILGAGLGFLWFNAPPAMIFMGDTGSLSLGGALGAVAVAAKHEIVLAIIGGLFVLETVSVVVQVVSFKLTGKRVFAMAPLHHHFEQKGWKEPTIVIRFWIISVLLALIGLATLKLR; encoded by the coding sequence ATGCTGTATTACCTGCTGGCGGAACTCGGCGGACCCTTTCCCGGTCTGAACGTCTTCCGCTACATCACGTTTCGCACGGGCGGTGCGATCATGACCGCGCTTGCCTTCGTGTTTCTGTTTGGGCCGAGTCTGATCTCCCTGCTGCGGGTCAAGCAGGGCAAGGGCCAGCCGATCCGCGAGGACGGGCCTCAGCGCCATATTCTGGAGAAGCAAGGCACGCCGACCATGGGCGGCCTCATGATACTGTCGGGCATCCTGGTTGCAACCCTCCTATGGGGTGATCTCGGCAATGCCTATGTCTGGATCGTGCTTCTGGTCACCTTGGGTTTCGGCGCGATCGGCCTTTATGACGATTATCTCAAGGTCACCAAGACATCCGCCAAGGGCTTTTCGGGCCGCTTCCGCTTGGCTTTGGAATGCATGATCGCCGGTGCCGCCACCTATGCCATTATTAAGGTGGGTGAGGCACCGCTCTCCAGCTCGCTGACCTTTCCCTTCTTCAAGGACGTGGTCGCGCATCTCGGCTGGTTCTTCATCCTGCTCGGCGTCTTCGTGATCGTGGGCTGCGGCAACGCGGTCAACCTCACCGACGGGCTGGACGGGCTTGCCATCGTGCCGGTGATGGTGGCAGCCGCAAGCTTCGGCCTCATCGCCTATCTCGTCGGCAACGCGGTCTTTGCTGATTATCTGCAGATCCATTTTGTGCGTGGCACCGGTGAGCTTGCCGTGTTCTGCGGCGCGATCCTCGGGGCAGGGCTTGGCTTTCTCTGGTTCAATGCGCCACCCGCCATGATTTTCATGGGCGACACCGGTTCGCTCTCGCTGGGCGGTGCCCTCGGCGCCGTTGCTGTCGCCGCCAAGCATGAGATCGTCCTCGCCATCATCGGCGGACTGTTCGTGCTTGAGACCGTGTCCGTCGTCGTTCAAGTCGTGTCCTTCAAGCTCACCGGCAAGCGCGTCTTTGCCATGGCGCCGCTTCACCACCATTTCGAGCAGAAGGGTTGGAAGGAGCCAACCATCGTGATCCGCTTCTGGATCATTTCGGTGCTCCTCGCCCTGATCGGGCTCGCCACTTTGAAGCTGAGGTGA
- the murD gene encoding UDP-N-acetylmuramoyl-L-alanine--D-glutamate ligase, with protein MIPATCFAGKSVAVFGLGGSGRSVVRALVAGGADVSAWDDGDATREALELEGLPIIDLSAADFSRFDALVLSPGVPLTHPEPHWTVRKAQAAGIEVIGDIEIFFRERAALGVKAPVVAITGTNGKSTTTALCGHLLKSSGRDVEVGGNIGKAVLDLAPLADHRHYVLELSSYQIDLAPSLHANAAILLNITPDHLDRHGNMEHYAEVKARIFSNQTADDTAIICVDDDYTRAIAETLAHGPAKLSRVTIGRPINDGISVIEGVLSERERGDVITTLNLVGLNALRGSHNWENAAAAYGAMRAMGLRSKDIEQGFASFTGLAHRMQEIARIGDVRFVNDSKGTNADAAARALGSFENIYWIAGGRAKAGGITSLAPFFPRIVKAYLIGEAAQEFAATLEGKVPAMLCGTLDVAVAAAARDALTEGRDEPVVLLSPACASFDQFRNFELRGEAFCAAVCKLDGVVMAKGVAA; from the coding sequence ATGATCCCCGCGACCTGCTTTGCCGGGAAATCGGTCGCCGTCTTCGGTCTCGGCGGCAGTGGACGCTCGGTTGTTCGCGCGCTGGTCGCCGGTGGCGCCGATGTTTCCGCCTGGGATGACGGCGATGCAACCCGTGAGGCGCTCGAGCTTGAGGGCCTCCCCATCATTGACTTGAGTGCGGCGGATTTCTCGCGCTTCGATGCTCTGGTCTTGAGCCCGGGCGTGCCGCTGACCCACCCCGAGCCGCATTGGACGGTGCGCAAGGCACAAGCCGCCGGCATCGAGGTGATCGGCGATATCGAGATCTTCTTTCGCGAACGCGCGGCCCTCGGCGTGAAGGCACCCGTGGTTGCGATCACCGGCACCAATGGGAAATCCACCACCACCGCCCTCTGCGGCCACCTTCTGAAGTCGTCCGGCCGCGACGTGGAGGTGGGGGGTAATATCGGGAAGGCGGTGCTGGACCTGGCCCCGCTCGCCGATCATCGCCATTACGTGCTGGAACTCTCCTCCTATCAGATCGACCTCGCCCCGAGCCTGCATGCCAATGCGGCGATACTGTTGAACATCACGCCCGATCACCTCGACCGCCATGGCAACATGGAGCACTACGCCGAGGTGAAGGCGCGCATCTTCTCCAACCAGACTGCTGACGATACGGCAATCATTTGCGTTGATGATGATTATACCCGCGCCATTGCCGAGACCCTTGCCCACGGTCCAGCCAAGCTCAGCCGGGTGACGATCGGCCGGCCGATCAACGATGGCATCTCGGTCATCGAGGGGGTGCTCAGTGAGCGCGAGAGGGGAGACGTGATCACCACGCTTAATCTGGTCGGGCTGAATGCTCTGCGCGGCAGTCACAATTGGGAGAACGCGGCGGCAGCGTATGGCGCCATGCGGGCGATGGGGCTGAGGTCCAAGGATATCGAGCAGGGCTTCGCGAGCTTTACGGGCCTCGCCCACCGCATGCAGGAGATCGCGCGGATCGGCGATGTGCGTTTCGTGAACGATTCCAAAGGCACGAATGCGGACGCGGCAGCGCGGGCCCTGGGTTCGTTCGAGAATATCTACTGGATTGCGGGCGGGCGCGCCAAGGCGGGCGGCATCACCAGCCTCGCGCCCTTCTTCCCGCGGATCGTGAAGGCTTATCTGATCGGCGAGGCCGCGCAGGAATTTGCAGCGACTTTGGAGGGCAAGGTGCCCGCGATGCTCTGCGGGACGCTCGATGTGGCTGTCGCTGCGGCAGCAAGGGACGCGCTGACCGAGGGGCGGGACGAGCCCGTGGTTCTGCTCTCGCCCGCCTGTGCCTCTTTCGATCAGTTTCGGAATTTTGAGCTGCGTGGCGAGGCCTTCTGTGCCGCTGTGTGCAAGCTGGATGGTGTCGTGATGGCGAAGGGAGTTGCGGCATGA
- the ftsW gene encoding putative lipid II flippase FtsW — protein sequence MSLISRADRGLIANWWFTVDRLLLTALLMLMVIGALLSMAASPPVAERLNVNAFYFFHRHLVFLVPAVIALVAASFATPQLARRVCLAIFVVGVVMMALTLVIGPEVKGARRWLEIGPISLQPSEFVKPAFVVLAAWFLSEGARNRTIWGYLIATGMLGIVAGLLVMQPDYGQTILIAAVWAVMLFLTGISWFWILGLGCLGVFAGTIAYATGDHFASRIDRFLNKDAGDTFQVDRAIDAFAHGGLYGVGPGSGTVKAVIPDAHSDFVFSVAGEEFGFIVCLGILLIFAFVVIRGLRHCLNAQDPFCALATAGLVSVFGFQSFINMGVNVSLLPAKGMTLPLVSYGGSSLAAMGLGMGLMVALARRTPMGHMPNQANMAVGLAAMGRS from the coding sequence ATGAGTCTCATCAGTCGGGCCGACCGTGGTCTGATCGCCAACTGGTGGTTTACAGTCGACCGCTTGTTGCTGACGGCACTTCTCATGCTGATGGTAATCGGTGCGCTTCTGTCGATGGCCGCAAGCCCGCCGGTGGCCGAGCGCCTCAATGTGAATGCGTTCTACTTCTTTCACCGCCATCTTGTCTTTCTGGTGCCGGCGGTCATTGCCCTGGTGGCGGCCTCCTTCGCCACCCCGCAGCTTGCGCGCCGCGTCTGCCTGGCGATTTTCGTCGTCGGCGTGGTGATGATGGCGCTCACCTTGGTGATCGGCCCCGAGGTCAAGGGTGCCCGGCGCTGGCTGGAAATCGGGCCGATCTCGCTCCAGCCGTCGGAATTCGTGAAGCCGGCCTTTGTGGTGCTCGCCGCCTGGTTCCTGTCGGAAGGGGCGCGCAACCGCACCATCTGGGGCTATCTCATCGCCACGGGCATGCTGGGCATTGTTGCAGGTCTTCTCGTTATGCAGCCGGATTATGGCCAGACGATCCTGATCGCCGCCGTCTGGGCGGTGATGCTGTTCCTGACCGGTATCTCCTGGTTCTGGATCTTGGGGCTGGGCTGCCTCGGGGTCTTTGCCGGCACGATCGCCTATGCGACAGGCGACCATTTCGCCTCGCGTATCGACCGCTTCCTCAATAAGGACGCAGGCGACACGTTCCAGGTGGACCGGGCGATCGACGCTTTTGCCCATGGCGGGCTCTATGGCGTTGGTCCAGGCAGCGGCACGGTAAAGGCCGTCATTCCCGACGCCCATAGCGACTTCGTCTTTTCGGTGGCCGGCGAGGAATTTGGCTTCATCGTTTGCCTCGGCATCCTCTTGATCTTCGCCTTCGTCGTGATCCGCGGCTTGCGCCATTGCCTGAATGCGCAGGATCCGTTCTGCGCACTTGCGACAGCTGGCCTTGTCTCCGTCTTCGGCTTCCAGTCCTTCATCAATATGGGCGTGAATGTCTCGCTTCTGCCCGCCAAGGGCATGACCTTGCCGCTTGTCTCCTATGGTGGCTCCTCGCTTGCGGCCATGGGGCTCGGCATGGGGCTCATGGTGGCTCTCGCGCGCCGCACGCCCATGGGCCATATGCCCAATCAGGCCAATATGGCCGTAGGGCTCGCCGCTATGGGACGATCATGA